From Panulirus ornatus isolate Po-2019 chromosome 41, ASM3632096v1, whole genome shotgun sequence, one genomic window encodes:
- the LOC139761731 gene encoding uncharacterized protein — translation MKCLVLLALVGLASCRTVLLGGDNARDVTITYSYTDANGKEIEVEIKADRLDLGLMKAAPAPAALKKAAPAPATPKQAAPAPPTMKRTAPAPTLKKVAPKSAPAPAPVVQTHHFQLVAFPALQPHVFTTNAKPAAPATPAVKPASRVAPQPSVPARKPANPVPAVGKPVASLSPLRAVPATSASDESDED, via the exons ATGAAGTGT ctggtgctgctggcgCTGGTTGGTCTGGCGAGCTGCCGCACCGTGCTTCTAGGAGGGGACAACGCCCGTGACGTCACCATCACATACAG TTATACGGATGCAAATGGGAAGGAGATCGAGGTTGAGATAAAGGCAGATCGGCTGGACCTTGGGCTTATGAAAGCTGCTCCTGCACCAGCCGCTTTGAAGAAGGCTGCTCCTGCACCAGCCACCCCAAAACAGGCTGCTCCTGCACCACCAACCATGAAAAGAACTGCTCCTGCACCCACTCTGAAGAAGGTTGCCCCAAAATCAGCTCCCGCTCCCGCCCCTGTAGTCCAGACTCACCACTTCCAGCTGGTAGCCTTCCCTGCCCTCCAACCCCATGTGTTCACCACCAACGCAAAACCGGCTGCTCCCGCAACTCCTGCCGTCAAGCCAGCTAGTCGCGTTGCCCCTCAACCCTCTGTTCCCGCTCGCAAGCCAGCCAATCCCGTTCCTGCCGTTGGCAAGCCAGTGGCTAGCCTCAGTCCCCTCCGTGCCGTACCTGCAACAAGTGCATCTGATGAGAGCGACGAGGACTAG